A single genomic interval of Paralichthys olivaceus isolate ysfri-2021 chromosome 7, ASM2471397v2, whole genome shotgun sequence harbors:
- the cpne2 gene encoding copine-2 isoform X1, producing MAYTLGSATEGQMRSVGPQRCVTRVELSVTAASLLDRDVASKSDPFCVLFHEVDGNWVELGRTETAVNNLNPVFGVKFQVDYHFEEIQKLRFAMFDEDKCASQLYEHDFLGEFICTLGVIVSNKKLHRPLILANGKPAGKGSITITAQELSDNRIITLTLSGRKLDKKDFFGKSDPYLEFHKQGEDGKWMLVHRTEVIKNTLDPSWKSFTVPLISLCNGDVDRNIKVLCYDYDNDGGHDFIGEFQTTVSKMAEAVNSVEVEFDCINAKKQKKKKNYKNSGIIIVKSCKITRDYTFLDYILGGCQLMFTVGIDFTASNGNPREPSSLHYINPLGSNEYLAAILAVGQIIQDYDTDKMFPALGFGAQLPPDWKVSHEFAINFNPTNPFCSGVEGIAQAYSTCLPHIRFYGPTNFAPIISHVARFAAQALQQEKAAQYFTLLIITDGVISDMDETRHAIVQASKLPMSIIIIGVGNADFAAMEFLDGDASVLRSNSGEEAVRDIVQFVPFRDFRNAPKETLAKSVLAELPQQVTQYFKQRNLPPINPAPE from the exons ATGGCCTACACTCTCGGCTCAGCCACCGAGGGCCAGATGCGCAGTGTCGGGCCCCAGCGCTGCGTCACCCGAGTGGAGCTGTCCGTCACCGCCGCCAGCCTGCTGGACCGAGATGTAGCCTCCAAGTCCGACCCCTTCTGTGTTCTCTTCCATGAGGTGGATGGAAACTGGGTGGAG CTCGGCCGCACTGAAACAGCTGTGAACAACTTGAATCCAGTCTTCGGAGTAAAGTTCCAGGTGGACTACCACTTTGAGGAGATCCAGAAGCTTCGCTTTGCCATGTTCGATGAAGACAAGTGCGCCTCTCAGCTCTACGAACACGACTTCCTCGGAGAGTTCATTTGCACACTCGGGGTG ATTGTGTCCAATAAAAAGCTCCACAGACCATTGATCCTAGCCAATGGGAAGCCAGCTGGCAAAGGATCCATTACA ATAACAGCTCAGGAGCTGTCTGACAACAGAATCATCACTCTGACCCTGAGTGGGCGTAAACTGGATAAGAAG GACTTCTTCGGGAAGTCGGACCCTTACTTGGAGTTTCACAAACAAGGGGAAGACGGTAAATGGATGCTGGTGCACAGGACGGAG GTCATAAAGAACACTTTAGACCCGTCGTGGAAATCGTTCACTGTGCcgctcatctctctctgcaatgGAGATGTGGATAGAAACATCAAG GTTCTGTGTTATGACTACGACAATGATGGAGGCCATGACTTCATCGGAGAGTTTCAAACTACGGTTTCCAAGATGGCTGAAGCCGTGAACTCAGTGGAG GTGGAGTTTGACTGCATCAACGccaagaaacagaagaagaagaagaattataAGAACTCTGGAATCATCATTGTCAAGTCGTGTAAG ATTACAAGAGACTACACCTTTCTGGATTACATACTGGGAGGATGCCAGCTCATGTTTACT GTGGGTATTGACTTCACAGCATCCAATGGGAACCCCCGAgagccctcctccctccattaCATCAACCCACTGGGCAGCAACGAGTATCTCGCTGCCATTTTAGCTGTGGGACAAATCATACAGGACTATGACAC CGACAAAATGTTTCCTGCTCTGGGATTTGGAGCTCAACTCCCACCAGACTGGAAG GTGTCGCACGAATTCGCCATCAACTTCAACCCCACGAACCCTTTCTGCTCAG GTGTGGAGGGCATCGCCCAGGCCTACTCCACCTGTCTCCCTCACATTCGGTTCTACGGCCCGACAAACTTTGCTCCAATCATCAGCCACGTAGCGCGTTTTGCCGCCCAGGCCCTTCAACAGGAGAAAGCAGCG CAGTACTTCACTCTCCTCATAATCACAGATGGCGTCATCAGCGATATGGACGAGACCCGTCACGCCATCGTGCAGGCGTCTAAACTACCCATGTCCATTATCATAATCGGCGTGGGCAACGCAGACTTTGCTGCCATGGAGTTTCTGGACGGAGACGCCAGCGTGTTGAGGTCCAACTCCGGAGAGGAGGCCGTTCGGGACATTGTGCAGTTTGTCCCGTTCAGGGATTTCCGTAAT
- the cpne2 gene encoding copine-2 isoform X2 — MAYTLGSATEGQMRSVGPQRCVTRVELSVTAASLLDRDVASKSDPFCVLFHEVDGNWVELGRTETAVNNLNPVFGVKFQVDYHFEEIQKLRFAMFDEDKCASQLYEHDFLGEFICTLGVIVSNKKLHRPLILANGKPAGKGSITITAQELSDNRIITLTLSGRKLDKKDFFGKSDPYLEFHKQGEDGKWMLVHRTEVIKNTLDPSWKSFTVPLISLCNGDVDRNIKVLCYDYDNDGGHDFIGEFQTTVSKMAEAVNSVEVEFDCINAKKQKKKKNYKNSGIIIVKSCKITRDYTFLDYILGGCQLMFTVGIDFTASNGNPREPSSLHYINPLGSNEYLAAILAVGQIIQDYDTDKMFPALGFGAQLPPDWKVSHEFAINFNPTNPFCSGVEGIAQAYSTCLPHIRFYGPTNFAPIISHVARFAAQALQQEKAA, encoded by the exons ATGGCCTACACTCTCGGCTCAGCCACCGAGGGCCAGATGCGCAGTGTCGGGCCCCAGCGCTGCGTCACCCGAGTGGAGCTGTCCGTCACCGCCGCCAGCCTGCTGGACCGAGATGTAGCCTCCAAGTCCGACCCCTTCTGTGTTCTCTTCCATGAGGTGGATGGAAACTGGGTGGAG CTCGGCCGCACTGAAACAGCTGTGAACAACTTGAATCCAGTCTTCGGAGTAAAGTTCCAGGTGGACTACCACTTTGAGGAGATCCAGAAGCTTCGCTTTGCCATGTTCGATGAAGACAAGTGCGCCTCTCAGCTCTACGAACACGACTTCCTCGGAGAGTTCATTTGCACACTCGGGGTG ATTGTGTCCAATAAAAAGCTCCACAGACCATTGATCCTAGCCAATGGGAAGCCAGCTGGCAAAGGATCCATTACA ATAACAGCTCAGGAGCTGTCTGACAACAGAATCATCACTCTGACCCTGAGTGGGCGTAAACTGGATAAGAAG GACTTCTTCGGGAAGTCGGACCCTTACTTGGAGTTTCACAAACAAGGGGAAGACGGTAAATGGATGCTGGTGCACAGGACGGAG GTCATAAAGAACACTTTAGACCCGTCGTGGAAATCGTTCACTGTGCcgctcatctctctctgcaatgGAGATGTGGATAGAAACATCAAG GTTCTGTGTTATGACTACGACAATGATGGAGGCCATGACTTCATCGGAGAGTTTCAAACTACGGTTTCCAAGATGGCTGAAGCCGTGAACTCAGTGGAG GTGGAGTTTGACTGCATCAACGccaagaaacagaagaagaagaagaattataAGAACTCTGGAATCATCATTGTCAAGTCGTGTAAG ATTACAAGAGACTACACCTTTCTGGATTACATACTGGGAGGATGCCAGCTCATGTTTACT GTGGGTATTGACTTCACAGCATCCAATGGGAACCCCCGAgagccctcctccctccattaCATCAACCCACTGGGCAGCAACGAGTATCTCGCTGCCATTTTAGCTGTGGGACAAATCATACAGGACTATGACAC CGACAAAATGTTTCCTGCTCTGGGATTTGGAGCTCAACTCCCACCAGACTGGAAG GTGTCGCACGAATTCGCCATCAACTTCAACCCCACGAACCCTTTCTGCTCAG GTGTGGAGGGCATCGCCCAGGCCTACTCCACCTGTCTCCCTCACATTCGGTTCTACGGCCCGACAAACTTTGCTCCAATCATCAGCCACGTAGCGCGTTTTGCCGCCCAGGCCCTTCAACAGGAGAAAGCAGCG TAA